One genomic region from Selenihalanaerobacter shriftii encodes:
- the secE gene encoding preprotein translocase subunit SecE, with translation MAEKGTIDKIKRFLREVKAELKKVNWPNQEVLLSYTAVVIVTVLLVAIFIGGVDLLFTKVITPLILN, from the coding sequence ATGGCTGAAAAAGGTACAATTGATAAGATTAAAAGGTTCTTGCGAGAGGTTAAAGCGGAGCTTAAGAAAGTAAACTGGCCTAATCAAGAGGTTTTACTTTCTTATACAGCAGTGGTAATTGTTACTGTATTGCTTGTAGCCATTTTTATTGGAGGAGTAGATCTACTCTTCACAAAGGTAATTACTCC